One window of Salvelinus fontinalis isolate EN_2023a chromosome 19, ASM2944872v1, whole genome shotgun sequence genomic DNA carries:
- the LOC129816858 gene encoding rho GTPase-activating protein 20-like isoform X1: protein MQWEYEYVRCGLKQQQSPSRSTVVALMETMSPQQGTIGQNRSGSLTGGSKLCALPDSKKKMKTLAHRRQSAPSLVISKALTKSRSMSRENCLSPVSPETCPLVQAFLSPGRVFLAHAHTQLKTGLQTQERHLFLFTDTLLIAKAKSSTHFKLKAQVRVCEMWTAGCMEEVCESSTSLDRSFVMGWPTFNCVATFSSVEHKEKWLFLIKSRINEEKEKDDPKTIPLKIFAKDIGNCAYAKTLAVSNSDSTTDVIQMALQQFGISGCVKDHQLWVSSIKDDSPYPLIGHEFPFSIKMSHIRDGGCGGGKDAVSPPEGQRVMLLDQCLPPDTQCQFILKSSRVGPKQALLLEPGQKSFKRKRPLINWAFWRGSSSQLDSVPLSPTSLSPTLGCLFGRSLSSICPPDHTLPKPVMDMLVFLYQEGRYTRGIFRRSAGAKACRELRDRLDNGTEDTHTLTHESVFVTAAVFKDFLRNIPGSLLCVNLYEQWVAVMAQEEEEQRMQAIHRLVHLLPSENLLLLRHVVAVLHCIQDNADDNQMNAFNLSVCIAPSMLWTLAPCSPEGEATKKVCELVRFLIENCRKVLGDDVPSLFSGFPQKSNSSDHGSDVSSFQMNDSSYDSLENELNEDPESPFQESHPLRDKAKPDSCSRDSVITLSDCDPDPDPEAEADLLHITPLARPRKFTPALRQPRPRQCYVQSQGPRRLRRSSEPAIGHTPGALIIQSDKHHLVSRKASYDASMEGEEEEDEEEDAVFQGLRALQLKDKVITGGERGGVGTLGQRKLKHTPPSPLRLDASCSSLSSPATSPTGSSLSSLDSAFSQYSTDYVNSAGFLLAESCPRSPLSPRSPQCSPPKRDTVDWSESQPPHSSRTPSTHHGLHPNTWLKRNLRLSLRQPDNGHLEEEVGKGKGVSLPKASEGKGVEVTTKRRSSSPPSYQQAILQLQKSRSPFYRGTEKPLTVRELQLLHDQACNATHRPPTGRDVTQWPTGTESEVIQPPQDVFYGQSGSTLTLQREKSHSLTLAMEAGRKVLTLPRRASEPSMVTDAASSLTLERPWVKSQTHGVKGQQLPESGLRVSDIERQRNGAGPNSEPRFCLSPSATRAVSDYFSSQVRADSGACLQRSQEVALALVQGKREWQSRKCSDPCVDDFDQMFFAEESYV, encoded by the exons GGAGAACTGCCTGTCTCCGGTCAGCCCAGAGACGTGTCCCCTGGTGCAGGCGTTCCTCTCCCCAGGCAGGGTGTTCCTGGCCCACGCCCACACCCAGCTGAAGACTGGCCTGCAGACGCAGGAGAGAcacctcttcctcttcactgACACACTCCTCATCGCCAAGGCcaa GTCATCCACACACTTCAAACTGAAGGCtcaggtgcgtgtgtgtgagatgtgGACAGCAGGCTGTATGGAGGAGGTGTGTGAGAGTAGCACCAGTCTAGACAGGAGCTTTGTCATGGGCTGGCCTACCTTCAACTGTGTCGCCACATTCag ttcTGTGGAGCACAAGGAGAAGTGGCTTTTTCTCATCAAAAG TCGAATAAacgaagagaaagagaaggatgaCCCCAAGACCATTCCTCTGAAGATATTTGCAAAGGACATTGGGAATTGTGCTTAT GCTAAGACTCTAGCTGTAAGTAATTCAGACAGCACCACTGATGTCATCCAAATGGCACTACAGCAGTTTGGCATTTCGGGCTGTGTGAAAGACCACCAGTTGTGGGTGAGCTCCATTAAAGATGACTCGCCCTACCCGCTCATTG GGCACGAGTTTCCTTTCAGTATCAAGATGAGTCACATTCGGGATGGAGGATGTGGTGGAGGGAAGGATGCAGTTTCTCCTCCAGAGGGCCAGAGGGTGATGCTGCTGGACCAGTGTCTCCCTCCAGACACCCAATGCCAGTTCATCCTCAAGTCCAGCCGGGTGGGTCCCAAACAGGCTCTGCTCTTAG aGCCAGGCCAGAAATCCTTTAAGAGGAAGAGGCCGTTGATTAACTGGGCCTTCTGGAGGGGTTCCAGTAGCCAGCTGGAcagtgtccccctgtcccccaccTCCCTGTCCCCTACCCTGGGATGCCTGTTCGGACGGTCTCTCAGTTCCATCTGCCCTCCTGACCACACCCTGCCCAAACCTGTCATGGACATGCTGGTGTTTCTGTACCAGGAGGGTCGCTACACCAGGGGTATATTCCGTCGCTCTGCAGGAGCCAAAGCCTGCAGAGAGCTGAGAGACAGACTGGACAATGggacagaggacacacacacacttacacacgaGTCTGTGTTTGTCACTGCTGCAGTCTTCAAG GACTTCCTGCGGAACATTCCGGGCAGTCTGCTGTGTGTGAATCTGTATGAGCAGTGGGTTGCAGTGATGGCGCAAGAGGAGGAAGAGCAGAGGATGCAAGCCATCCACAG GTTGGTCCATCTTCTGCCCAGTGAGAACCTGTTGCTACTCAGACATGTGGTTGCCGTGCTCCACTGTATTCAAGACAACGCAGACGACAACCAGATGAATGCCTTCAACCTGTCGGTGTGCATCGCTCCCAGCATGCTGTGGACCCTGGCCCCCTGTAGCCCAGAGGGGGAGGCCACCAAGAAG GTCTGTGAGCTTGTTCGGTTCCTGATTgagaactgcaggaaggtcctgGGAGATGACGTCCCCTCTCTGTTTAGTGGATTCCCTCAGAAGAGCAATAGCAGCGACCATGGATCAG ACGTGTCCTCTTTCCAGATGAATGACTCGTCCTATGACAGTCTGGAGAACGAGTTAAACGAGGACCCAGAGTCGCCCTTCCAGGAGTCCCATCCTCTGAGAGACAAGGCCAAGCCTGACAGCTGCAGCAGAGACTCTGTCATCACCCTGAGTGACTGTGACCCcgaccctgaccctgaggctgAGGCTGACCTCCTACATATTACCCCACTTGCCAGACCCAGAAAGTTCACCCCCGCCCTACGGCAACCACGCCCACGCCAGTGCTATGTCCAATCACAGGGCCCTCGGAGGTTACGACGCAGCTCAGAGCCTGCCATCGGACACACCCCCGGAGCTCTGATCATCCAATCGGATAAGCACCATTTGGTGTCTCGTAAAGCGAGCTATGACGCGtcgatggagggagaggaagaggaagatgaggaggaggatgcagTGTTTCAGGGGCTCAGGGCTCTGCAGCTGAAAGACAAAGTGATCACaggtggagaaagaggaggggttgGAACTCTCGGGCAGAGGAAGCTGAAACACACCCCACCCTCTCCTTTACGATTAGACGCAAGCTGCTctagcctgtcctccccagcAACCTCCCCCACAGGCTCCTCCCTCAGCTCCTTAGACTCCGCCTTCTCCCAGTATTCCACAGACTATGTTAACAGCGCCGGCTTCCTGTTGGCTGAGTCTTGCCCCCGCTCCCCCCTTTCACCCCGCTCCCCCCAGTGCTCACCCCCAAAGAGAGACACAGTGGACTGGAGTGAAAGTCAGCCCCCTCATTCCTCCCGGACACCCTCTACCCACCACGGACTGCACCCCAACACCTGGCTCAAGAGGAACCTCCGACTGTCATTACGGCAACCCGACAATGGACACCTGGAGGAGGAagtggggaaggggaaaggggttAGTCTCCCAAAAGCATCCGAGGGTAAAGGTGTAGAGGTGACCACCAAGAGGAGGTCCAGCAGCCCTCCATCCTACCAGCAGGCTATCCTACAGCTGCAGAAGAGTAGGTCTCCCTTCTACAGAGGCACAGAGAAACCCCTTACTGTCAGAGAGCTACAGCTGCTGCATGACCAGGCCTGCAATGCCACCCACAGACCCCCCACAGGACGTGACGTCACCCAGTGGCCCACTGGAACAGAAAGTGAGGTCATCCAGCCTCCCCAGGATGTGTTCTATGGACAGAGTGGCTCAACACTAACCCTCCAGAGGGAGAAGTCTCACTCGCTCACCCTGGCCATGGAGGCTGGCCGCAAGGTCCTCACCCTGCCTCGCAGAGCCTCTGAGCCCTCCATGGTGACAGACGCGGCCTCCAGCCTCACCCTGGAAAGGCCCTGGGTCAAGTCCCAGACCCACGGAGTCAAAGGTCAGCAGCTCCCTGAGAGCGGACTTAGAGTGTCTGACATTGAGCGGCAGCGCAACGGAGCAGGCCCAAACTCAGAGCCACgcttctgcctctctccctccgccaCGCGGGCAGTGAGCGACTACTTTTCCTCACAGGTGCGGGCGGATTCAGGCGCGTGCCTGCAAAGGAGTCAGGAGGTCGCTCTGGCCCTTGTCCAGGGGAAGAGGGAGTGGCAAAGCAGGAAGTGTAGCGACCCTTGCGTGGACGACTTTGACCAAATGTTCTTTGCAGAGGAGTCTTACGTTTAA
- the LOC129816858 gene encoding rho GTPase-activating protein 20-like isoform X2, whose amino-acid sequence MPLGQKKFDMELLLGDGSPEDPKRDRSGSCVEFYQVKKMKTLAHRRQSAPSLVISKALTKSRSMSRENCLSPVSPETCPLVQAFLSPGRVFLAHAHTQLKTGLQTQERHLFLFTDTLLIAKAKSSTHFKLKAQVRVCEMWTAGCMEEVCESSTSLDRSFVMGWPTFNCVATFSSVEHKEKWLFLIKSRINEEKEKDDPKTIPLKIFAKDIGNCAYAKTLAVSNSDSTTDVIQMALQQFGISGCVKDHQLWVSSIKDDSPYPLIGHEFPFSIKMSHIRDGGCGGGKDAVSPPEGQRVMLLDQCLPPDTQCQFILKSSRVGPKQALLLEPGQKSFKRKRPLINWAFWRGSSSQLDSVPLSPTSLSPTLGCLFGRSLSSICPPDHTLPKPVMDMLVFLYQEGRYTRGIFRRSAGAKACRELRDRLDNGTEDTHTLTHESVFVTAAVFKDFLRNIPGSLLCVNLYEQWVAVMAQEEEEQRMQAIHRLVHLLPSENLLLLRHVVAVLHCIQDNADDNQMNAFNLSVCIAPSMLWTLAPCSPEGEATKKVCELVRFLIENCRKVLGDDVPSLFSGFPQKSNSSDHGSDVSSFQMNDSSYDSLENELNEDPESPFQESHPLRDKAKPDSCSRDSVITLSDCDPDPDPEAEADLLHITPLARPRKFTPALRQPRPRQCYVQSQGPRRLRRSSEPAIGHTPGALIIQSDKHHLVSRKASYDASMEGEEEEDEEEDAVFQGLRALQLKDKVITGGERGGVGTLGQRKLKHTPPSPLRLDASCSSLSSPATSPTGSSLSSLDSAFSQYSTDYVNSAGFLLAESCPRSPLSPRSPQCSPPKRDTVDWSESQPPHSSRTPSTHHGLHPNTWLKRNLRLSLRQPDNGHLEEEVGKGKGVSLPKASEGKGVEVTTKRRSSSPPSYQQAILQLQKSRSPFYRGTEKPLTVRELQLLHDQACNATHRPPTGRDVTQWPTGTESEVIQPPQDVFYGQSGSTLTLQREKSHSLTLAMEAGRKVLTLPRRASEPSMVTDAASSLTLERPWVKSQTHGVKGQQLPESGLRVSDIERQRNGAGPNSEPRFCLSPSATRAVSDYFSSQVRADSGACLQRSQEVALALVQGKREWQSRKCSDPCVDDFDQMFFAEESYV is encoded by the exons GGAGAACTGCCTGTCTCCGGTCAGCCCAGAGACGTGTCCCCTGGTGCAGGCGTTCCTCTCCCCAGGCAGGGTGTTCCTGGCCCACGCCCACACCCAGCTGAAGACTGGCCTGCAGACGCAGGAGAGAcacctcttcctcttcactgACACACTCCTCATCGCCAAGGCcaa GTCATCCACACACTTCAAACTGAAGGCtcaggtgcgtgtgtgtgagatgtgGACAGCAGGCTGTATGGAGGAGGTGTGTGAGAGTAGCACCAGTCTAGACAGGAGCTTTGTCATGGGCTGGCCTACCTTCAACTGTGTCGCCACATTCag ttcTGTGGAGCACAAGGAGAAGTGGCTTTTTCTCATCAAAAG TCGAATAAacgaagagaaagagaaggatgaCCCCAAGACCATTCCTCTGAAGATATTTGCAAAGGACATTGGGAATTGTGCTTAT GCTAAGACTCTAGCTGTAAGTAATTCAGACAGCACCACTGATGTCATCCAAATGGCACTACAGCAGTTTGGCATTTCGGGCTGTGTGAAAGACCACCAGTTGTGGGTGAGCTCCATTAAAGATGACTCGCCCTACCCGCTCATTG GGCACGAGTTTCCTTTCAGTATCAAGATGAGTCACATTCGGGATGGAGGATGTGGTGGAGGGAAGGATGCAGTTTCTCCTCCAGAGGGCCAGAGGGTGATGCTGCTGGACCAGTGTCTCCCTCCAGACACCCAATGCCAGTTCATCCTCAAGTCCAGCCGGGTGGGTCCCAAACAGGCTCTGCTCTTAG aGCCAGGCCAGAAATCCTTTAAGAGGAAGAGGCCGTTGATTAACTGGGCCTTCTGGAGGGGTTCCAGTAGCCAGCTGGAcagtgtccccctgtcccccaccTCCCTGTCCCCTACCCTGGGATGCCTGTTCGGACGGTCTCTCAGTTCCATCTGCCCTCCTGACCACACCCTGCCCAAACCTGTCATGGACATGCTGGTGTTTCTGTACCAGGAGGGTCGCTACACCAGGGGTATATTCCGTCGCTCTGCAGGAGCCAAAGCCTGCAGAGAGCTGAGAGACAGACTGGACAATGggacagaggacacacacacacttacacacgaGTCTGTGTTTGTCACTGCTGCAGTCTTCAAG GACTTCCTGCGGAACATTCCGGGCAGTCTGCTGTGTGTGAATCTGTATGAGCAGTGGGTTGCAGTGATGGCGCAAGAGGAGGAAGAGCAGAGGATGCAAGCCATCCACAG GTTGGTCCATCTTCTGCCCAGTGAGAACCTGTTGCTACTCAGACATGTGGTTGCCGTGCTCCACTGTATTCAAGACAACGCAGACGACAACCAGATGAATGCCTTCAACCTGTCGGTGTGCATCGCTCCCAGCATGCTGTGGACCCTGGCCCCCTGTAGCCCAGAGGGGGAGGCCACCAAGAAG GTCTGTGAGCTTGTTCGGTTCCTGATTgagaactgcaggaaggtcctgGGAGATGACGTCCCCTCTCTGTTTAGTGGATTCCCTCAGAAGAGCAATAGCAGCGACCATGGATCAG ACGTGTCCTCTTTCCAGATGAATGACTCGTCCTATGACAGTCTGGAGAACGAGTTAAACGAGGACCCAGAGTCGCCCTTCCAGGAGTCCCATCCTCTGAGAGACAAGGCCAAGCCTGACAGCTGCAGCAGAGACTCTGTCATCACCCTGAGTGACTGTGACCCcgaccctgaccctgaggctgAGGCTGACCTCCTACATATTACCCCACTTGCCAGACCCAGAAAGTTCACCCCCGCCCTACGGCAACCACGCCCACGCCAGTGCTATGTCCAATCACAGGGCCCTCGGAGGTTACGACGCAGCTCAGAGCCTGCCATCGGACACACCCCCGGAGCTCTGATCATCCAATCGGATAAGCACCATTTGGTGTCTCGTAAAGCGAGCTATGACGCGtcgatggagggagaggaagaggaagatgaggaggaggatgcagTGTTTCAGGGGCTCAGGGCTCTGCAGCTGAAAGACAAAGTGATCACaggtggagaaagaggaggggttgGAACTCTCGGGCAGAGGAAGCTGAAACACACCCCACCCTCTCCTTTACGATTAGACGCAAGCTGCTctagcctgtcctccccagcAACCTCCCCCACAGGCTCCTCCCTCAGCTCCTTAGACTCCGCCTTCTCCCAGTATTCCACAGACTATGTTAACAGCGCCGGCTTCCTGTTGGCTGAGTCTTGCCCCCGCTCCCCCCTTTCACCCCGCTCCCCCCAGTGCTCACCCCCAAAGAGAGACACAGTGGACTGGAGTGAAAGTCAGCCCCCTCATTCCTCCCGGACACCCTCTACCCACCACGGACTGCACCCCAACACCTGGCTCAAGAGGAACCTCCGACTGTCATTACGGCAACCCGACAATGGACACCTGGAGGAGGAagtggggaaggggaaaggggttAGTCTCCCAAAAGCATCCGAGGGTAAAGGTGTAGAGGTGACCACCAAGAGGAGGTCCAGCAGCCCTCCATCCTACCAGCAGGCTATCCTACAGCTGCAGAAGAGTAGGTCTCCCTTCTACAGAGGCACAGAGAAACCCCTTACTGTCAGAGAGCTACAGCTGCTGCATGACCAGGCCTGCAATGCCACCCACAGACCCCCCACAGGACGTGACGTCACCCAGTGGCCCACTGGAACAGAAAGTGAGGTCATCCAGCCTCCCCAGGATGTGTTCTATGGACAGAGTGGCTCAACACTAACCCTCCAGAGGGAGAAGTCTCACTCGCTCACCCTGGCCATGGAGGCTGGCCGCAAGGTCCTCACCCTGCCTCGCAGAGCCTCTGAGCCCTCCATGGTGACAGACGCGGCCTCCAGCCTCACCCTGGAAAGGCCCTGGGTCAAGTCCCAGACCCACGGAGTCAAAGGTCAGCAGCTCCCTGAGAGCGGACTTAGAGTGTCTGACATTGAGCGGCAGCGCAACGGAGCAGGCCCAAACTCAGAGCCACgcttctgcctctctccctccgccaCGCGGGCAGTGAGCGACTACTTTTCCTCACAGGTGCGGGCGGATTCAGGCGCGTGCCTGCAAAGGAGTCAGGAGGTCGCTCTGGCCCTTGTCCAGGGGAAGAGGGAGTGGCAAAGCAGGAAGTGTAGCGACCCTTGCGTGGACGACTTTGACCAAATGTTCTTTGCAGAGGAGTCTTACGTTTAA